DNA from Desulfuromonas sp. AOP6:
AACCACTGAGAAGATCATGCGGGCCGTTATCTACAGCCTTTTGCCTGCCTGTGGAGTAGCGATCTATTTTTTCGGTCACCAGGCGCTGCTGATTTTGCTTCTTTGCGTTGTCGGCTGTGTGGTTGCCGAAGCTGTCTGTCAGAAGATGATGCATAGGCCTGTAACTATTGCCGACGGCAGTGCAGCTCTGACCGGCATTCTCCTCGCCCTCAATTTGCCACCCTCGAGTCCTTGGTGGCTGGCTGTCCTTGGTGCCGTCATCGCCATTGTGGTCGGCAAGCAGGTCTATGGCGGGCTCGGATACAATCCTTTCAATCCGGCCCTGGTGGCACGTGTTGTTTTGCTGATATCCTTCCCCGTGCAGATGACAGCTTGGACAAGCCCTTCGCCGCTGGGCTCAAATGTTGACGTTGTGACCGCCGCTACACCGCTGGGGGAAATGAAAACCGCCGTGATGCTTACCGGTGAACTGCCCCTTGCGGCCAAGCAGGGTTTTTCGGATTATTTCCTCGGGAACATGGCCGGCTCTTTGGGTGAAATCTCTGCCCTGGCGCTGCTTCTTGGCGGCATATATCTGTTGTGGCGGCGCATTATTACCTGGCACGTCCCCGCATCCTTTATCGGCTCTACCGTGATTTTTTCCGGCATTTTCTGGCTTGTCGACTCCAGTCGCTATCCCAGTCCCCTTTTCCATTTGCTTACCGGCGGCCTGATTCTCGGAGCCCTCTACATGGCAACGGACATGGTGACGGGGCCAATAACCCCTAAGGGCCTCATCGTTTTCGGGATAGGCTGTGGTGTCATCACCGTGCTCATAAGACTTTTCGGAGGTTACCCAGAAGGGGTTTCCTTTGCCATTTTGCTTATGAACGCCGCCACCCCTTTGATTGATCGTCTGACCCGACCCCAAAAGTATGGGCTGGCCTCGGCGCGGCGCTGAGGGGAGAGTGTTGTCATGAAAGAAATCGGACGTCTGGCCCTTGTATTGACACTTATTGCCGCTGGTGCGGCTCTGATTCTCTCCCTGGTGGAAGCTGTGACCAGGGCGCCTATCGCTGAAACCCGACGTCAGGAAACCCTCAAGGCTATTCGGGCCGTCTTGCCTGCTGAAATCGACAATTCTCCTGATGAAGACACTGTGGATCTCGTGGCCGGCAAGGATAAAAAGGGGCGCGATGTAGTTCACACCTTTTATCGTGGAAGAAAAGAGGGGCAGGTGACTGGTGTCGCCTTTAAGGTCGTAGCGCCTGACGGCTACAGCGGGAACATTGTCATTATGGTTGGGGTTATGCCCGATGGGCGAGTTCATGGCGTAGAGATTTTGTCTCATGCAGAAACTCCCGGTCTTGGTGATGCCATTGAATTGCCCTGGTTTAAAAAGCAGTTCAGCGGAAAAAGTCTTGAAAATGCGGATTGGCGCGTGAAAAAAGATGGTGGACAGTTCGACCAGATCACTGGTGCCACCATTTCCCCCAGAGCCATTGTGGGCGCCGTCAAAAAGGGGCTGGAGTTTTTTTCTTCCAACCGGATAGAGGTACTGG
Protein-coding regions in this window:
- a CDS encoding RnfABCDGE type electron transport complex subunit G; amino-acid sequence: MKEIGRLALVLTLIAAGAALILSLVEAVTRAPIAETRRQETLKAIRAVLPAEIDNSPDEDTVDLVAGKDKKGRDVVHTFYRGRKEGQVTGVAFKVVAPDGYSGNIVIMVGVMPDGRVHGVEILSHAETPGLGDAIELPWFKKQFSGKSLENADWRVKKDGGQFDQITGATISPRAIVGAVKKGLEFFSSNRIEVLASGEGSR
- a CDS encoding RnfABCDGE type electron transport complex subunit D; its protein translation is MEKQLYLSSSPHIHAGETTEKIMRAVIYSLLPACGVAIYFFGHQALLILLLCVVGCVVAEAVCQKMMHRPVTIADGSAALTGILLALNLPPSSPWWLAVLGAVIAIVVGKQVYGGLGYNPFNPALVARVVLLISFPVQMTAWTSPSPLGSNVDVVTAATPLGEMKTAVMLTGELPLAAKQGFSDYFLGNMAGSLGEISALALLLGGIYLLWRRIITWHVPASFIGSTVIFSGIFWLVDSSRYPSPLFHLLTGGLILGALYMATDMVTGPITPKGLIVFGIGCGVITVLIRLFGGYPEGVSFAILLMNAATPLIDRLTRPQKYGLASARR